The proteins below are encoded in one region of Fibrella aestuarina BUZ 2:
- a CDS encoding RagB/SusD family nutrient uptake outer membrane protein, with protein MKKNLLTIALLAGVMLFQAGCKEDEFLNEVPLDFYSPENSFITEGNFNAALTDLYARVRAIQSVDGGANLYSEVLGTDVAYNARLDQARLGSYPVSLTPQGDIPRQHWIRWYKIIANANTIIARVGTSALTDAQKKVIGAEAKLFRAYAYHKLVHLYGGVPLILNEVNTPTSNFTRATKEQVLQQIIADATDAATNLPAIDAVRDGKVSKPVANHLLAETYIVLKDYDKAIAAATEVIEKSNLRLMTERFGSLRNQPGDVFYDLFRVGNQNRKAGNMEAIWVIQYELDVIGGALTSSGSPLNNLERCVAPAVFSISDPSGRASLLDNASASTLNSGGRGVSFVRPSDYWTYDVWGLDPKKDNRKLDATVTDIRTSPFNIVRDFIYTNPASPNFVGKSLIDFPAPNWIAANWRWYPYPSKVTTPGQHPAGIVQDATKLTLKTTAGPTFRDMYQIRLPETILLRAEAYLLKGNTTQAAADINLIRNRAKAKPVTPGEVTLDYILDERARELIFEEDRRVTLSRMGKLVERVRKYNPLNAPNIQDHHALFPIPFSEIEANKDAKLEQNPGY; from the coding sequence ATGAAAAAGAACCTATTGACAATCGCGCTCCTGGCTGGTGTGATGCTGTTTCAGGCAGGTTGTAAAGAAGACGAGTTTTTGAACGAAGTGCCGCTGGATTTTTATAGTCCCGAAAACTCGTTCATCACGGAAGGTAACTTCAATGCGGCCCTCACCGATTTATACGCCCGCGTCCGGGCCATTCAGAGCGTCGATGGCGGAGCCAATCTCTATTCGGAGGTATTAGGCACCGATGTTGCCTACAACGCCCGCCTGGATCAGGCTCGTCTGGGAAGCTACCCCGTATCGCTTACGCCCCAGGGCGATATTCCCCGGCAGCACTGGATTCGGTGGTACAAGATTATCGCCAACGCTAATACCATCATTGCGCGGGTGGGTACGTCGGCCCTCACCGACGCCCAGAAGAAAGTGATCGGTGCCGAGGCTAAGCTGTTCCGGGCCTACGCTTACCACAAACTGGTGCACCTGTACGGAGGGGTGCCGCTCATTCTGAATGAGGTAAATACGCCTACCAGCAATTTTACCCGCGCCACCAAAGAGCAGGTGCTCCAGCAGATTATTGCCGATGCCACCGATGCCGCCACTAATCTGCCCGCTATCGACGCCGTGCGCGATGGTAAAGTGAGCAAGCCGGTGGCCAACCACCTGCTGGCCGAAACCTACATTGTCCTGAAAGATTACGACAAGGCGATTGCGGCTGCTACGGAAGTCATTGAGAAATCGAACCTGCGCCTGATGACTGAACGATTTGGCAGTTTACGGAACCAGCCCGGCGACGTGTTCTACGACCTCTTCCGGGTAGGCAACCAAAATCGGAAAGCGGGCAATATGGAAGCCATCTGGGTCATTCAGTACGAGCTGGATGTGATTGGCGGGGCGCTGACGTCATCGGGTAGCCCCCTGAACAACCTCGAACGGTGTGTAGCCCCGGCCGTTTTCTCGATCTCTGACCCCAGCGGGCGAGCGTCTCTGCTAGATAATGCCTCGGCATCGACGCTGAACAGTGGGGGGCGCGGGGTTTCGTTCGTGCGCCCGTCCGACTACTGGACGTACGACGTGTGGGGCCTGGACCCGAAAAAAGACAACCGCAAACTGGACGCGACCGTTACCGACATCCGCACCTCGCCGTTCAACATCGTTCGTGACTTTATCTACACTAATCCAGCGTCGCCCAACTTCGTGGGAAAAAGCCTGATCGACTTCCCGGCTCCGAACTGGATAGCGGCAAACTGGCGGTGGTACCCGTACCCGTCGAAGGTGACCACGCCCGGTCAGCACCCGGCGGGCATTGTGCAGGATGCCACCAAACTGACGCTGAAGACAACGGCGGGTCCCACGTTCCGGGATATGTACCAGATCCGACTGCCCGAAACCATCCTGCTCCGGGCCGAAGCCTACTTGCTCAAGGGCAACACGACGCAGGCCGCAGCCGACATCAATCTGATACGGAACCGGGCCAAAGCGAAGCCCGTCACGCCCGGCGAAGTCACGCTCGACTACATTCTGGACGAACGCGCCCGTGAGCTGATTTTTGAAGAGGACCGGCGCGTTACGCTCTCGCGCATGGGTAAGCTGGTGGAGCGGGTGCGGAAATACAATCCGCTCAACGCACCAAACATTCAGGATCATCATGCCCTGTTCCCGATTCCATTCTCGGAAATCGAAGCGAACAAAGACGCCAAACTGGAACAAAATCCGGGGTATTAA
- a CDS encoding GH36-type glycosyl hydrolase domain-containing protein, whose translation MKRTLVLFFVVLVHVAQAQPGAWNMTALGLPAYTYTGKLPFTAVDKNGKDANLPEDPYFLLGNYRMALLTHASGVYQFLTAERAWARVNASTQTNYGWNDASIVVNNNGATQKTALVGVNSLAANPAAVQKSFGVGVARYTYQLANGIGCTRIISVKPSPQINMGNPAFVVTVTLKNNGTAPQKLTYSERMLVNFVLNGTQYTERAKRPLLYTPNIAVDAGKQLAVADIGYKANEFLVVPTPTERSSFDVHPPSVFMQAKNTNGATRTTVTATNDTLATVVTALLKPGQTVQFNVVIGLTNRNWKAADVEKQVADLLMGANLTDPSEGLFARQWRAKLPDFSAEKNEILKREMLWNAHFVEASAKYSAYYKETFIPQGTVYSYYFGDNISNRDHLQAALAACYTNPALAKSTLRYVLKHSEVDGEIKRGNNGFGYTAPSIYKESDEQLFFFYALAEYLLITKEYAFLNEQVAHYPAESGQKETVLTMLKRQFIYLRDEIGVGPNGLVKMLNSDWSDSFFHDHSPNVYAGSAESHLNSVIVLAVFPKLIEALQHAKNQQATDFISALSDYRANMEQAYMRDLGDRTFSARAYLNSKLKFGLDNVCLEPQGYLLQVPGLSVVRKREIYEYVKSKLLTPEKIGIRSRERSLWGRNPDGEDGGIWFSLEYPVLLGVATFDKEEAWSLLLKFSFHTYAQQYPDYWVGQWTAADEVNSTLYREGLYAFWVPSPDRKRAFQGYCSHPHTWPLFCYFKLKE comes from the coding sequence ATGAAACGTACACTGGTTCTCTTTTTTGTCGTGCTCGTTCATGTTGCTCAGGCTCAGCCCGGAGCCTGGAACATGACCGCTTTGGGCTTGCCTGCCTATACGTACACAGGCAAATTGCCCTTTACGGCGGTCGACAAAAACGGAAAAGATGCCAACCTGCCCGAAGACCCTTACTTTCTGTTGGGCAACTACCGCATGGCGCTCCTGACCCACGCCAGCGGAGTCTACCAGTTTTTAACCGCCGAACGGGCATGGGCCAGAGTGAACGCATCCACGCAAACCAATTACGGCTGGAACGATGCCAGTATTGTCGTTAACAACAACGGCGCGACCCAAAAAACTGCCTTAGTCGGGGTTAATTCACTGGCGGCTAATCCGGCAGCAGTGCAGAAATCGTTTGGCGTGGGCGTTGCCCGGTACACCTATCAGTTGGCCAATGGGATTGGCTGCACCCGGATCATTTCCGTTAAGCCATCCCCCCAAATCAACATGGGCAACCCGGCCTTTGTGGTGACGGTGACGCTGAAAAACAACGGTACCGCCCCGCAGAAACTCACTTATTCGGAACGGATGCTGGTGAATTTTGTGCTGAACGGCACTCAGTATACCGAGAGGGCCAAACGCCCGCTGTTGTACACGCCCAACATCGCCGTCGATGCCGGGAAGCAACTCGCCGTGGCCGATATCGGCTATAAAGCCAATGAATTTCTGGTGGTGCCAACTCCGACGGAACGCTCCAGTTTCGACGTCCATCCACCCTCGGTGTTTATGCAGGCGAAAAACACGAATGGAGCCACCCGCACTACCGTGACGGCTACGAACGACACGCTGGCAACTGTGGTGACTGCTTTGCTCAAACCCGGCCAAACGGTCCAGTTCAACGTCGTCATCGGCTTGACCAACCGAAATTGGAAGGCTGCGGACGTGGAAAAACAGGTGGCCGACTTGCTGATGGGCGCGAACCTGACCGACCCCTCGGAAGGCTTATTTGCCCGGCAGTGGAGAGCCAAGCTGCCCGATTTTTCGGCTGAGAAAAACGAAATCCTGAAGCGGGAGATGCTGTGGAACGCCCATTTCGTTGAAGCGTCGGCCAAATACAGCGCGTACTACAAGGAAACGTTCATCCCGCAGGGAACGGTTTACAGCTACTATTTCGGCGACAATATCTCGAATCGGGATCATTTGCAGGCTGCATTGGCTGCGTGTTACACCAATCCCGCGCTGGCCAAATCGACGCTCAGGTACGTGCTCAAGCACTCGGAGGTTGACGGCGAAATCAAGCGGGGAAACAATGGCTTTGGTTACACGGCTCCGTCGATCTATAAAGAAAGTGACGAGCAGCTATTCTTCTTCTACGCCCTGGCCGAGTACCTGTTGATTACAAAAGAGTATGCCTTTCTGAACGAGCAGGTGGCGCACTACCCGGCGGAATCGGGTCAAAAAGAGACGGTGCTGACGATGCTGAAAAGGCAGTTCATCTACCTGCGCGACGAGATTGGCGTTGGCCCGAACGGGCTGGTGAAGATGCTGAACTCCGACTGGAGCGACAGTTTTTTCCACGACCATTCACCCAATGTCTACGCCGGTTCTGCCGAATCGCACCTGAACTCGGTGATCGTTTTGGCCGTGTTCCCTAAGCTGATTGAGGCTCTGCAACACGCAAAAAATCAGCAGGCCACCGACTTCATCAGCGCCCTGAGCGACTACCGGGCCAACATGGAACAGGCGTACATGCGCGACCTGGGCGACCGGACGTTTTCGGCGCGGGCCTATCTGAACAGCAAACTGAAGTTTGGCCTCGACAACGTTTGCCTGGAGCCGCAGGGCTATCTGTTGCAGGTGCCGGGCCTGTCGGTCGTGCGGAAACGGGAGATCTACGAGTACGTAAAAAGCAAATTGCTGACGCCCGAAAAGATTGGGATACGAAGCCGGGAACGATCGCTTTGGGGCCGGAATCCCGATGGGGAAGATGGCGGTATCTGGTTTTCGCTGGAATACCCTGTGCTGCTCGGCGTGGCCACGTTCGATAAGGAAGAAGCCTGGTCACTGCTGCTGAAATTCTCCTTTCACACCTACGCCCAGCAGTATCCCGACTATTGGGTAGGGCAATGGACCGCCGCCGACGAAGTGAACTCGACCCTGTACCGCGAAGGGCTGTACGCATTCTGGGTACCGTCGCCCGACCGGAAACGGGCCTTCCAAGGCTACTGCTCGCATCCTCACACCTGGCCATTATTCTGCTATTTTAAATTGAAGGAATGA
- a CDS encoding SusC/RagA family TonB-linked outer membrane protein, which produces MKNRSHSLYRSGLLGLIWLLAISPVMAQTPLLVTGRITDETGQGLPGVTVLIKNTTNGTTTSAEGTYKLTVSATNAILVASYVGYITQEIPITTKSVIDITLAPDNKTLNEVVVVGYGTQQRKDLTGSIASADLVAFKESPNVSILQSLKGSLPGLTISQTNRAGDEPAINIRGTSTLNGNTAPLIIVDGIIFNGRLSDINPADVASVDVLKDPSSKAIYGSQAANGVVLVTTKTGRAASKPTITYSGSYAISSPTIKATLLRRDAFLEKIRDINYLTAFTKESGYTQPNPAWTFANSELFPISLAGVNAGTDYDWYGELTQDASIQSHNLSLSGGSDKTNYFMSGGYTKEKGLIKNDDYARYTVRINLDTEVTKWLTLGANTSGAFTNFFKDAPDMNAIVGTNPLVQPRDASGNYIVNPIGDFNVNPFLSAENDRYEVQSRLVGNFYGIVRVPSVPGFSYRLNFGNNLKFFKNYTSSIYGAGQTGSAAKNDATQYDQTLDNIFNYTRSFGKHNINATAVYGYNTSKFDRTVASGTGFSDLNLSYNSLQQAEIQKISSEAWEEVLLYQLGSVSYNYGSKYLIKATVRRDGFSGFSKNNKTGIFPSIGVGWVLSEEPFFKVPGIDYLKVRGSYGENGNKVGRYSSLARVSATDDSKYVFGDGGLTAIGRTVSSLANADLRWERTRGINVGLDFAILNNRIDGNIEYYNSNTNDLLWQQTLPQTSGFSNVFTNLGQINNTGFEFMLHAKPVQTKNLSWDVTVNFTRNRNKVVTILGEDKNNDGVEDDLVASSLFIGRPIGTIYDYRTQGIYQLTDEKLAGFQAGTYRIEDVNKDGKITPADDRQILGNTEPAYQFGIQNTVSYRQFTLRAFINSIQGGSNSYLSPNFPYGYNGTPGQATNSNWFDFTDFWSPRNPGGIHPNPWLPTPAGGREYVQRNFVRLQDISLSYSLTDAIARKIGAANCKVFVSGKNLLTFTNWKGWDPETNTTLFPVGGPANGVNTALGVTSINAFPVLKSYSLGVDITF; this is translated from the coding sequence ATGAAGAATCGCTCACATTCGCTATACCGGTCTGGGCTGCTGGGGCTGATCTGGTTGCTGGCGATAAGCCCGGTTATGGCTCAAACGCCCCTGTTGGTTACGGGGCGCATCACCGACGAAACCGGGCAGGGCCTGCCGGGAGTAACGGTGCTCATCAAGAACACTACCAACGGCACCACCACCTCGGCCGAGGGTACCTACAAGCTTACTGTTTCGGCAACCAACGCCATTTTGGTCGCCTCATACGTGGGGTATATCACCCAGGAGATTCCTATCACTACCAAGTCGGTCATTGATATTACGCTGGCTCCCGACAACAAAACCCTGAACGAAGTGGTAGTGGTGGGTTATGGCACCCAGCAGCGCAAAGACCTCACCGGCTCCATTGCCTCGGCCGATCTGGTCGCGTTTAAAGAGTCGCCCAACGTGAGCATCCTACAGTCGCTGAAAGGATCGCTGCCGGGCCTGACCATCAGCCAGACCAACCGCGCCGGCGATGAACCCGCCATCAACATCCGGGGTACGTCTACGCTCAACGGCAACACGGCTCCCCTGATTATCGTGGACGGCATTATTTTCAATGGCCGCTTGTCGGATATCAACCCCGCCGACGTGGCGAGTGTCGACGTGTTGAAAGACCCAAGCAGCAAGGCGATATATGGGTCGCAGGCGGCCAATGGGGTGGTTTTGGTTACGACCAAAACGGGCCGGGCGGCTTCTAAGCCAACGATCACGTATTCGGGTAGTTACGCCATTTCGTCGCCAACCATCAAGGCCACGTTGCTGCGCCGGGATGCGTTTCTGGAGAAAATCCGGGACATTAATTACCTCACCGCTTTCACCAAAGAATCGGGCTACACGCAACCTAACCCCGCCTGGACGTTTGCCAACTCGGAGCTGTTCCCGATCTCGCTGGCGGGCGTAAACGCAGGCACCGATTATGACTGGTATGGCGAACTGACGCAAGATGCCTCCATTCAAAGCCATAACCTGAGCCTTTCGGGCGGGTCCGATAAGACCAATTATTTTATGTCGGGAGGCTACACGAAAGAGAAGGGCCTCATCAAAAACGACGATTACGCCCGCTACACCGTCCGGATCAACCTGGATACCGAAGTGACGAAGTGGCTCACGCTGGGGGCTAACACGTCGGGGGCGTTCACCAACTTCTTCAAAGACGCACCCGATATGAACGCCATCGTGGGCACAAACCCACTGGTGCAGCCGCGCGATGCCAGCGGAAACTACATCGTTAACCCCATCGGCGACTTCAACGTCAACCCGTTTTTGTCGGCTGAAAATGACCGCTACGAAGTGCAGAGTCGATTGGTGGGTAATTTCTACGGCATCGTGCGTGTGCCGTCGGTACCCGGTTTCAGCTACCGCCTGAATTTCGGTAACAACCTGAAGTTCTTCAAAAATTACACGTCGAGTATCTACGGTGCCGGGCAAACGGGTTCGGCGGCCAAGAACGATGCCACGCAGTACGACCAAACGCTCGACAATATTTTTAATTACACGCGCAGCTTTGGCAAGCACAACATTAACGCCACGGCGGTCTACGGCTACAACACGTCGAAATTCGATCGGACAGTCGCTTCTGGAACGGGCTTTTCGGATTTGAATCTATCGTACAATAGCCTGCAACAGGCTGAAATTCAAAAGATTTCGTCAGAGGCCTGGGAAGAGGTACTACTCTATCAGCTCGGCAGTGTGTCGTACAACTACGGTAGTAAGTACCTGATCAAAGCCACCGTTCGGCGGGATGGCTTCAGCGGGTTTTCGAAGAATAACAAAACCGGTATTTTTCCGTCGATTGGCGTGGGCTGGGTACTCTCGGAAGAACCGTTCTTTAAAGTACCCGGTATCGACTACCTGAAAGTCAGAGGCAGCTACGGCGAAAATGGCAACAAAGTGGGCCGCTACAGCTCACTGGCGCGGGTATCGGCCACCGACGACTCCAAGTACGTATTCGGCGACGGCGGGCTAACGGCCATTGGACGGACGGTATCATCGCTGGCCAACGCAGACCTGCGCTGGGAACGTACCCGGGGTATTAACGTTGGTCTCGATTTTGCCATTCTGAACAACCGCATCGACGGCAACATCGAGTATTACAACTCGAACACCAACGACCTGCTCTGGCAACAAACGCTCCCCCAAACGTCGGGCTTCTCGAACGTATTTACCAACCTGGGGCAGATCAATAACACCGGTTTCGAGTTCATGCTGCACGCGAAACCGGTACAGACCAAAAACCTGAGCTGGGACGTCACGGTCAACTTCACCCGAAACCGGAACAAAGTGGTCACCATTCTGGGTGAGGACAAAAACAACGATGGCGTAGAAGACGACCTCGTGGCGAGCAGCCTGTTTATCGGTCGGCCCATCGGCACCATCTACGACTACCGCACCCAGGGGATCTACCAACTGACCGACGAAAAGCTGGCTGGTTTTCAGGCTGGTACGTACCGGATCGAGGACGTAAACAAAGATGGTAAAATTACCCCCGCCGACGACCGGCAGATCCTGGGTAATACCGAACCGGCCTATCAGTTTGGGATTCAGAATACGGTATCCTACCGGCAGTTTACGCTGCGGGCGTTTATCAACTCCATTCAGGGAGGAAGCAACAGCTACCTGAGCCCCAACTTTCCGTATGGCTACAATGGTACGCCGGGGCAGGCCACTAACTCAAACTGGTTTGATTTTACGGACTTCTGGTCGCCCCGCAACCCCGGCGGTATTCACCCCAATCCGTGGCTGCCTACTCCCGCCGGTGGCCGCGAGTACGTGCAGCGCAACTTTGTGCGGCTGCAGGATATCTCGCTCTCGTATAGCCTGACCGATGCCATCGCCAGGAAGATTGGCGCGGCCAACTGCAAAGTGTTTGTGAGTGGCAAAAACCTGCTGACGTTCACCAACTGGAAAGGCTGGGACCCGGAAACCAATACCACCCTGTTTCCGGTGGGCGGCCCTGCCAATGGGGTCAATACCGCCCTCGGCGTTACGTCGATCAACGCGTTTCCCGTATTGAAGTCTTATTCATTAGGGGTCGACATTACCTTTTAA
- a CDS encoding IclR family transcriptional regulator has product MVLVVVKALDILEFIARDPDRAYSLTEIAEGLSMHQATCVNIMQTLVDKNYLEHLGRKKGYRLGPMAYNLTNNLAYSQHLVAAAKDVMEQLTAQFNETTILGVIRNQKRFIVHLVNSDQDLQVRSRSERSLHETATGRLLLAYLPPKERDSLLNTIGLPSPIVWPEAATPEGLEAELLKIRTAELCVTVSPTHIIGLAVPIRKQKQVVASLSIFLPEIRCTPQKREALIDALRQASTQIDQQLDAAR; this is encoded by the coding sequence ATGGTACTAGTTGTTGTTAAGGCGTTGGATATTCTGGAGTTTATTGCCCGCGATCCTGACCGGGCATACTCACTGACCGAGATTGCCGAGGGGTTAAGCATGCACCAGGCAACCTGCGTCAACATCATGCAGACGCTGGTCGACAAGAACTACCTGGAGCATCTGGGACGCAAAAAGGGGTATCGGCTGGGCCCAATGGCCTACAACCTGACCAATAATCTGGCTTATAGTCAGCATCTGGTGGCCGCCGCCAAAGACGTGATGGAGCAGTTGACGGCTCAATTCAACGAGACGACCATTCTGGGCGTGATCCGCAATCAGAAACGGTTTATCGTTCACCTGGTCAACAGCGATCAGGACTTGCAGGTACGTAGCCGCAGCGAACGCAGCCTGCACGAAACCGCAACGGGCAGACTACTACTGGCTTACCTGCCGCCTAAAGAACGGGATAGCCTCCTCAACACAATTGGCCTGCCCTCGCCGATCGTCTGGCCCGAAGCAGCGACGCCGGAAGGGCTGGAAGCCGAATTGCTCAAAATTCGTACGGCTGAACTCTGCGTAACGGTCTCGCCGACGCATATTATCGGGCTGGCGGTGCCCATCAGAAAACAAAAGCAGGTGGTTGCCAGCCTGAGCATTTTTTTGCCCGAAATCCGCTGTACGCCCCAAAAGCGGGAAGCACTCATTGACGCCCTGCGACAAGCCTCCACCCAAATCGATCAACAGTTAGATGCGGCCCGCTGA
- a CDS encoding SDR family oxidoreductase, which yields MHTLTQFDLSGKVALVTGCKRGIGRAMAVALAEAGADIVGISASLESAGSDVEQDVKALGRSFKAYQCDLSQRSAVYTFLEALRRDVPVIDILVNNAGTILRKPAAEHPDAYWDTVIDTNLNAPFILTRELGRDMVARGSGKVIFTASLLSFQGGITVPGYAASKGAIGSLVKAFANEWAGSGVNVNAIAPGYIATDNTEALRDDAERSKSILARIPAGRWGQPDDFKGVTVFLASPAADYVHGTIVTVDGGWMGR from the coding sequence ATGCACACACTTACACAATTTGACCTATCTGGTAAAGTTGCCCTGGTTACGGGGTGCAAGCGGGGAATTGGCCGGGCGATGGCCGTGGCGCTGGCCGAAGCGGGTGCCGACATCGTTGGTATATCGGCGTCGCTTGAATCAGCAGGAAGCGATGTCGAGCAAGACGTAAAAGCGCTGGGCCGCTCGTTCAAGGCCTATCAGTGCGATCTCAGTCAGCGGTCGGCCGTTTATACGTTCCTGGAAGCGCTCCGGCGGGACGTACCTGTGATCGATATTCTGGTCAATAATGCCGGTACCATTCTGCGCAAACCTGCCGCCGAGCACCCCGATGCCTACTGGGATACGGTGATCGATACCAACCTGAACGCCCCTTTTATCCTGACCCGCGAACTTGGGCGTGATATGGTAGCCCGTGGCTCGGGGAAAGTCATCTTTACGGCTTCGCTGCTCAGCTTCCAGGGAGGAATCACCGTACCGGGTTATGCCGCCAGCAAAGGGGCCATTGGCAGTCTGGTGAAAGCCTTTGCCAATGAGTGGGCGGGCAGCGGCGTCAACGTAAATGCGATTGCGCCGGGTTATATTGCAACCGACAATACCGAAGCCCTGCGGGACGATGCTGAACGGAGTAAAAGCATTCTAGCCCGTATTCCGGCGGGCCGTTGGGGACAGCCAGACGATTTCAAAGGCGTCACGGTTTTCCTGGCCTCACCAGCGGCCGACTATGTTCACGGCACCATTGTCACCGTAGACGGCGGCTGGATGGGACGGTAG
- a CDS encoding GH39 family glycosyl hydrolase translates to MHRNPSYRPCLLVILALVWLGVTTVSAQFIDPSAERVKTPLVVDMKRIGTLKPRSTNDIASSRITVGCETLDRDFTDFNGYKAYLPPLGVKKIRLQAGWAKCEKVKGVYDWKWLDEIIDFAVANKIEPWLETSYGNPIYEGGGGRGLLNSMPTSPEGFAAYDRWVTALVTRYKDRVKEWEIWNEPDHPMQNNSPETTAELNIRTGEIIKRIQPEAKIAALALATHTDTTYLSRALTVFADRKKLDLFTWVSYHSYAFRPEQSYKGVASFKRQLARYAPNLLLRQGENGAPSGYIPSYALDKYYWTEYSQAKYDMRRLLGDLGRDIETSVFTIIDIRYAGDTPVLNMKGLIQSDLDKTVIRPKVAYYAVQNLASVFDNTLELIPNVNATTTATESISLFGFRQKAGKKQLVAVWLDSKTPTNLFSTTPIDITINDGNFDTPVWVDLLTGHIYEIPKNRWRKTESRNAGPTYTFSGIPVYDSPVLIAEKSLIVQK, encoded by the coding sequence ATGCACCGAAACCCATCATATCGGCCCTGCCTTCTGGTTATTCTCGCCCTTGTCTGGCTGGGAGTTACCACCGTGTCAGCCCAATTTATCGACCCGTCGGCCGAGCGGGTGAAAACGCCCCTGGTGGTCGACATGAAACGGATAGGTACGTTGAAGCCGCGCTCGACCAACGACATCGCTTCGTCGCGCATTACGGTTGGCTGCGAAACGCTCGATCGCGATTTTACCGATTTCAACGGGTATAAAGCCTATCTGCCTCCGCTGGGTGTCAAGAAAATCCGGTTGCAGGCGGGTTGGGCCAAGTGCGAGAAAGTGAAAGGGGTTTACGACTGGAAATGGCTCGATGAGATCATCGACTTTGCGGTGGCCAACAAGATTGAACCCTGGCTCGAAACCTCGTATGGCAACCCGATTTATGAAGGCGGTGGCGGGCGTGGCCTGCTCAACAGTATGCCCACCTCGCCCGAAGGCTTCGCGGCCTACGACCGCTGGGTTACAGCGCTGGTCACCCGCTACAAAGACCGGGTGAAGGAGTGGGAAATCTGGAACGAGCCCGACCATCCGATGCAGAATAATTCGCCCGAAACAACTGCCGAGCTAAATATCCGAACGGGTGAAATCATCAAACGCATTCAGCCGGAGGCCAAAATTGCAGCCTTGGCCCTCGCAACCCATACCGACACAACGTACCTGAGCCGGGCCCTGACCGTCTTTGCCGACCGGAAAAAGCTGGATTTGTTTACCTGGGTGTCGTACCACAGCTACGCCTTCCGGCCCGAACAATCGTATAAAGGCGTCGCGTCGTTCAAACGACAACTGGCCCGTTACGCGCCCAACCTTCTCCTCCGGCAGGGCGAAAACGGAGCGCCGTCGGGCTATATTCCCAGCTACGCTCTCGACAAGTATTACTGGACCGAATACTCGCAGGCTAAGTACGACATGCGCCGGTTGCTCGGCGATCTGGGGCGCGACATTGAAACGTCGGTGTTCACCATCATCGATATCCGGTATGCAGGCGACACGCCGGTGCTGAACATGAAGGGCCTGATCCAGTCGGACCTTGACAAGACTGTCATCCGCCCGAAAGTTGCTTACTACGCGGTGCAGAATCTGGCTTCGGTTTTTGACAATACACTGGAGTTGATTCCCAACGTCAACGCGACAACAACCGCTACCGAGTCGATTTCTTTATTCGGCTTCCGGCAAAAAGCGGGAAAAAAGCAGTTGGTCGCCGTTTGGTTAGACAGCAAAACGCCCACGAACCTGTTTAGCACCACGCCCATCGATATCACCATCAACGACGGCAATTTCGATACCCCCGTCTGGGTCGATCTGCTAACGGGGCACATCTACGAAATTCCGAAAAATAGGTGGCGCAAAACCGAAAGCCGGAACGCCGGACCAACCTACACGTTTAGCGGTATCCCGGTCTATGATTCGCCGGTGTTGATTGCTGAAAAAAGCCTGATTGTTCAGAAATAA